TCGAAGGTTTATTGAGGGGGGAAGTGGGAGTTTTCTACCGTAAAATTTGTCCATTTTTAACCTACTTTCTTTTAATAATATTTTGAAGGATGGATAAAACGTGGGATTTTTAAAAAGCTTCAAACATAAATATGGCCATCTTCAAATATTACATCCAATCAGTCACTAACGACGTAAAATCCAGTGAAATTTCCTTGTCAAATATATAGATATATTGTGACCTTTTTTAAGGACCACATTATTAAAAATCAGTTTGTTTATAAAGTAGGCTAAAAATAATTCAATTCGAGGTGATTACGAAGCATTTTTGATATCAAATTCTATGTAATAATTTATCGAGTTTTCCTTTTTAATTGTGATTTCGCTGATTTTTTTGTGATAACGAGGTTTTATTTTTGAATTTTCTATTTTTAATTGCGATTACTAGTTTTTATTTGTGATATACACTTTTTTAATTACGATAACAAATTTTTACTATAAAAAACAAAAAAAGCCCCTAATCGAAGGAGCTCTTACTTAAACAACATACCAACCCAATCCTAAAGCACCTTCACCTAGATGCGTTCCAATTACTGGGCCAAAATATGAAGTTTCTAATTCAACATTCGGATATGTTTCACTAAGTTGTTGGGCTAACTTTTTTGCATCTTCTTCACGATTTGAGTGTATAACAACTGCTTTCATTTTTTCACCTTTTGATGCAACTTCGCCAAATAAATCTGTAATTCGTTTCATTGCCTTTTTTTCAGTTCGAATTTTTTCAAAGGCAACAATTTGTTTGTCTACAAATGTAAGGATTGGCTTTACTTGTAGTAAACTTCCTACAAATGCTTGTGCACTTGAAAGTCTTCCACCACGTTGTAGGTGATCTAAATCAAAAACCATAAAGTAAGCATTTGCAGATTGTTTTATTTCATCTAAACGCTCAATGATTTCAGTTGGTCCAGCACCTTTCTTTGCCATTTTCGCAGCTTCAATAACATAAAATCCTTGGACCATGCAGCTAATTTCTGAATCAAAAGCGACTACTTCTAAGTTATCAATCATTGAACCAGCTGATACAATACTTTGATAGGTTCCACTAATTCCACTTGATAAAGTAATAGCAACAACAGCCTCATATTCTTTTGCTAACTGTTCAAATTTTTCAATAATCGTGCCGTATGCAGGCTGTGAAGTTTTTGGAAGCTCCTTTTGTTCACGGACCTTGAGGAAAAATTGTTCAGCTGTAATTTCAACCTCTTCTTGGTAGGACGCATCTCCGAAGATTACATTAAGAGGCAACATATGTATATCTAAAGAATCTCTTACTTCCTTTGGGATATAGGATGTGCTATCTGTAACAATTGCAGTTCTCATTGTCATATCCTTTCTTATATACTGTAACGTTTAACTATTTATTTATTGGTTTAATTTTACACAACTAATTAAGTAAAATCATTGTATTTCATTCTCTTTACTCTGAGCCAATTCGACAACTCAGTTAGACTTAGAAAGACTTATTATACTTAAAAGCCTATTTATTGAAAAGAAAAAGTGGGCATTTTATTGATTCTATGTTTCAGACTAAAAGTGAAAAATTAAATTTATTGTTCCAAAATAAAAAAAGAGTACCGACCCAACCGATACTCTGCTTTTTGCACCTAACTATTTCACTTCTACCCAAGCGTTTCGAATTGCCGTAACTACAGCATGAGTACGATCATTTACTTCTAGCTTTTGTAGAATATTACTTACATGGTTTTTGACTGTTTTTTCACTAATAAAAAGAGCTTCACCAATAGCGCGGTTACTTTTACCATCTGCTAACATTTGAAGTACTTCACATTCTCTTCTAGTAAGTAAATGTAATGGACGGCGTACTTCTACTTCGCGTGATTTAAATAACTGCTCTTTAAGTGATAGTCTTCTAAATTCTTCTACTAGGTTGTGAGTAATCTTCGGGTGTAAATAACATCCACCTTTTGTAACGACTTTAATCGCTTCAATTAATGTATCTGAGTCCATTTCTTTTAATAAATAGCCTCTTGCACCCACTTTTAAGACATGAGTTACATACGATTCATCATCATGAATAGATAAAATAATTACTTTTGCATCAGGATGTTTTTCTAGTAATGCTTTTGTAGCAGTTACTCCGTTCATTGTCGGCATGTTTATATCAACAATAATTACATCTACTTGATGTTGATCCATAATATTTACAACCTCTGTACCATCTGAACCTTCAGCAACAACATCAAAACTCTCTTCAAAGTCTAGGATTCTCTTAATTCCTTCACGAAACAATTTATGATCATCTACAATTGCAATTCTAGTTTTCATTTCATTACTCCTCTGTTTATTTGTTCTAGTTTGCTAATCTATCGAAATTTGTAGAAATTGGTAATTTTTTCTAAATTATAGTATATTTTAACATATTTTGTTTATAGTTACGACGCAAATCACCAAAAAACGTGAAATAAAATTTTACTTTTGGAAATTTTCAGACGTTTGATTTTGAAATGACATTTCTAATTCTTTCTCTATTTCTACATCTAAAGTGATCCTAATCGTCGTACCTACGTCTAGTAAAGATTCGATGATAAAATCACCATTTAATAACTTAACGCGTTCTTTCATTCCTATTAATCCAAAAGAGTTTTCACTTTGGCTTTTTCCAATTGGAAAACCAACTCCATCATCCTGAACGAAAACATTAATTTTGTTTCCTAAAAAATCTAATCTCACACTAATTGTTGATGGATTGGCATGCTTACATGCGTTTTGAACTGCCTCTTGGATAATCCGAAAGATCGCGACTTCTATTTTTGAATTAAGTCTTTTTTCGCTTTGCCCGTACCCGTAATATTCAAATTTAATCTCAATATGCTTATACGATTCAAGCGATTTTAAATATTTATTAAGGGCTGGAACTAAACCTATATCATCTAATGCCATCGGGCGTAGATCATATATAATTCTTCTAACTTCCCCTAATGCGCAACGGACTCGTTCCTTTATATCACCTAATTCTTTTCTTGCATCTTCTTCTGGTCTTTGGCGATATGTTTTTATTAAAAAGTCTGACTGCATTAATATACTGGCTAACGTTTGGGCAGGTCCATCATGTATTTCGCGTGATAACTTTATACGCTCCTCTTCCTGTGCTTGTATCAGTTGAAATCCGAACTCTTGTTTTTGTTTATCATCTTCATGTAAATGACTAACTTGCTTAAGGTCTGTATTAAGGTAGTTTAAAACAATTGAAATACGGGCAACTAATAGTTCGGCTTTTTGTAGTTTCTCTAACAAAGTCTGAAGTCTATTTTCTAGTTCTTTTCTACGATGATTTAGAACTCTTTCTTCCTTTAATGAAAGAAAATGCTGTTCCTGAATAGTTTGGACAGTTTCATATACTGACTTTACTTGAGATTCAGTATACTTGTTAATTTCCCCATCAACTTCAGTTAATTTTTGTCGTGCCGCTCGGGCTAATAAATCTAATCTAACCGTATTTTCAATTTTCTCTACTACTTGTAATTTTACTTCTTCAAGCTCTACTCTTAATTTCTCGTATTCTGAGCGAGTATCTTCAACAATTCCAAACACATGGGACTTACTATCTATAACATATGTGAGCATATTATCCATGATTTCGTCCAGTGTCTGATTGTCCATTATTCTAGCTGTCATTCACCTTTTCCCCCATTAGCCTATTACTAAATGACTAATAATTTCATGTATATCTAATATTATAATGTAAATAGAATTATAATTGTACAAAAATTTGAAATAAGCAAAAATTATAATTTTTCCGATTCAAACCTTATATTACCAATATATATTGGTATTTTATTTTAAGTTTTAAAAAATACATACCCTTATATAACATCCTTAACACAAAGTTAACAAGTGTTACAAATATATTACGATTGACCCAATAAAAAAGCTGATTCCCGTAAAAGAATCAGCTTTCTGCCTATTTATTGATTGGTACTATTTTCATTTTCAGAACTACTATCTGAATTAATTGTATTAGTCGTATTAGTTGTAGGCGGTTTTTCTAAACCTAAGTGAACTCGGAATTTGCTAGTAATTTCTCTTACACTTTCCTCTTCAGGAACATAATAGTAAATACCGTGAATCGTATCATCGTGACCTTTTAATTTTATTGTTTCTAAGTCATTTTCAGTAATATTAGGTAAATGCTTAGCAAGTGAAATACCACCGCTCATTTTCATGTTCGTACTTATATTTTTACTGAACACTTTCGCGTATTGATCCATTTTCATGATTGTTTCAGGTGATTTAATTTCATTTAAGATCGCTTTAATTACTTGTTGTTGTCTTTCTTCACGTCCAAAATCACCACGAGGATCACGTTTGCGCATACGAGAATATGCTAACGCCTGTTGTCCATTTAAATGCATCATACCTTTGGTAAAGTAAACCTTTTTCCTTGGTGTAGTATCTGTATTTTCCCAGAAATCAAATGGTACATCAACATCTATTCCACCAACTGCATCAACTATGTTTTTAAAGCCATTAAAGTCCACTGTAACGTAATAATCAATTGGTACATTTAAGAATTGCTCAACTGTATCAACTGTTAATTGTAATCCACCATATGAATATGCATGGTTTATTTTAGTTTTTTCTGCATGTCCTGGAATACTTACATATGTATCACGAGGAATACTCATTGTTTTAATTGTCTCCTCTTTTGGATTAAAGGTAGCAAGGATCATCGAATCAGTTCGTCCACCCTTTCCACCAGTTGAATAGTTCTCAATTCCTAAGAAGAGAATCGATATTGGATCTTTCGAAATTGCAACTTTTTCATTTCTTAAGTTTGAAGAAATATCTTCTCCTTTTGTTGCTTTATTTAATTCAAGATATGTTCTAACACCTTTATATCCTACAAACACTAATGCTACTATAATGATAAGTAATAATACCCTAGCAATTAAGCCTCTCTTTTTCTTTCTTCTTTTCTTGGCCATTTTTCGAGAATGATTCTGATTCATATGTTCGAATAGACCTCCTTTAAAGTTAGTATGATTGTTCTATTTAAAATTAGTCATAAATTCACTATTTATAAAGCTAGATTACTACATGTATTTAACAATACTTTCATTTATATGGCAACTACCATTGGTTAACTCAATCATCCAGTTTTTGAAGCTATCTACTTCATCAATCTTAATCCAAAGTTCAAAGCTTACTTCTTCCATGTGGTTAACATTTTCTAAATGATAATGTGAGTTCCGTAAAGCGAACTCTACTTTACCTAATAATTTATAATTAATCTTTACGTTCAATACTTTTACTAATGAACGCTCAACAATTCCAACAGCGTTTAACCCTTCACTGACTGCCTGTCCATATGCACGAATTAATCCTCCTGCTCCAAGCTTTTTACCACCAAAATACCTTGTTACAACAACAACAGTATCTTTTAATCCTCTCTTTTTCAAAACTTCTAACATCGGAACTCCAGCCGTGCCACTCGGCTCTCCATCATCATTGGCTTTTTGAATTTCATCGTTTTCACCGATTAAATAAGCTGAGCAATTATGAGATGCATCAAAATGCTTTTTTTTAATTTCTGTAATGAATCGTTGCGCATCAACTTCAGTTTTCGCTTCATTTATGTAACAAATAAATTTTGATTTTTCAATCTCAATTTCATGACTACCAAAGCCACAAACAGTGAAATAATTCGCTAGCATTTAACACCTAACCTTTCGACTAAATTAAACAATATTTCGACTCACTTCAATATATTACTACAATTTTTCATTCCATTCCTTAAAAAACACTAACATTCTTCAAAAGTAAGTATTTACTGACAAGAATTTATACAGTAACATTAAAAATAATGCTTACTAATTTAATTTTAGACTTTAAGTAACTGCAATGATCAGTCAATATGATCCAATCATTCCATACGAAAAAAAGTTTTCATATTCACATGAATATCAAACTGTATATCCACTATGCATAAAAAAATTTATATCAATTTCTGAATTCCACATCAAGAAATTTCTACTTAATTTAAATTAAATTTAACAATATTGAAAACTAAGTGATAAACCCATTTCATCTTTGGTCATATCCAGCCATATCCCCACAAATTTATTTGTTTTTTCATTTAAAAATTAAAGTTTACGCCTTTTTTAAGAAGAAGATTATCCTAAATGATCAAAAATATTAGAATCATATTTCTTCTGCGGTAATAAGTTTAATAATGCGGTAATTAAAAAGCTTGTAATAAGAGCATTTTAATTACAATTGTATGACTAATAACCAAACCAATACTCCACTTTGAATATTAAATATAGTCTTAATGGAACTACTTTAATTTTCAATAGCGCCCACTTAAATAAAGATTAAATATAACAGCAATGAAAAGTGCTAAAAGAGCTTTGCCATAAGTAAAAAAATCTTGAAAAGGGAGATGATTCTTGGAGATACAAAAAACAAGGATTTAAAGGAAGGATAAAAAAACTAAATTTATTCATAATAAATCATAAGGAGAATCATCAAAATATTGTTATTACATACCCAATTTCAAAACCAAGGTTATAAAAAGGGATAATCCCCCCATAAAACAAACAAATTTTAATGTTGTTAGAAGGTAGTAAGATACTCTGTTAGACCAATATCGATGGGGTTTTAATTTCTTTAAGAAAGTGCTATTTGAACACGACGTATTTTTCCACTTACTTTATGCTAAAATAATAATACTTAAAAAGTAGAACTGGACAAAAGTCTGATTAATTACTAATTATTGTAATGCCGATTAATAAATCATTCTTGCACACACTATAAGTGTAAGGTACCCTTGTGAACTTTTTATGTGGAGTAATAAGCTTGTAACATAAAAATAATTTGATTTTTTTCTGCGAACATTTATAATTGTTATGATGTTATAAAACGTAAACGTTATACATTAGGACATGTTGCAATGCACTTGCAAGGATGGGCCTAAATTATAAACTGGGGTGTTTAAATGGCCTTACAGAATACTCAACAAAAGGTTGAAAGCCGCTACTCAATTCAACAACTTGAGTCATTAAAAAAGAAAAGTATTTTTTATTCATTTATAAAAAGAACATTGGATATAGTCTTTGCGTCGCTCGCGTTTGTCATTTCTTTACCATTCGTATTGTTCTTTATTGCATTAATTAAAATTGATTCCCCTGGCCCTGCTCTTTTCATCCAAGAACGAGTTGGATTAAATGGGAAGATTTTTAATATTTACAAGTTAAGAACAATGCGTATGGATGCAGAGATAAATGGACCACAATGGGCTAGTACGGATGATCCTCGCATTACAAAACTTGGTCACTTCCTTCGAAAAACTCGTATCGATGAATTACCACAGTTCGTCAATGTCTTACGTGGAGATATGAGTCTTGTTGGTCCTAGACCAGAAAGAGCGTTTTTTTTAGTAAAATTTAATCATGAAGTACCAGGCTTTACTAATCGCTTAACAGTCAAACCAGGGTTAACTGGTTGGGCACAAGTGAATGGCGGGTATGAATTAACACCGAAAGAGAAGTTAGTCTTAGATTTACACTATATTGAACATCGCTCAATCATGTTGGACATTCGAATTATGTTTAAAACAATTAAAGTTGTCTTGACTGGTGAAGGTGCTCGTTAAGTAATATAAGATAAGTTCAAAATTTTCTTTATTAAAAATAAGAATAACTAAACAAAAGGCTATTTCTCAATTGGGAAATGGCCTTTTGTTTTCTTTAATAATAAATAGTATTGTTCATTTAAAATAATTTTAAAGGTAAAGAACATTTTAAATTCCAAAAATTACCCACAATTTCAGAAGTTTATTAACAATTTGTGGATAACATATAATACTTATCCACAAACCACTTGTTTATAAATTAAATCAAGTAGCTAAGAAATAGTAAGATACGACAAAATTCTACCAAAACCAAAATTGCTAATCTTTTCTTCCTGTCGATAAGTATTAATTTTATTCACAAGTTATCCACATATTAAAACCAAATTGCATTCATCTTAAAGATATTTAGTTAAACAAATAAATTTACTCTTACTTGAAAAAATAAAAAAATACAATGCAATAAGAAAAAAGCTTATCGCATCGTATTTTAACTATTTTACAACTTTAATTGTACGAACACTTTTGTTTCCCGATTTATCAATTACGTAAACTTTTAAATACGTGTTTGCTTTCTGTACTTTTATTGATACAGAAAATTTACTACTGGAATTAACCGAGCTTTGACCTATTAATGTACTTCCTCGATAAATCTTCACTGAAGCATATTTCTCAGCACTACCTGTTACAGTTTTTGATTTTGAAGTAACTTTATTAACAACTGGAAGAGCTGGTGGAGTTTTATCTAATACTTTTAAAGACTTTGTTGCACTTGCATTTCCAGCTTTATCCGTAGCATTTACACTAACTGTCGTTCCACTTTTTTGCTTTGAAATTGTAAATTTGTAGCTTTTATTTGAAGCAGCTGTTGTGCTTTTTTGAAACTTGCCATTAATAGATAGTTTAACTGTAGAACCTGCTTCTGCTGTTCCGGTAATAGTCGTTGATTGATCTGAAACTGTATTCATTGCTGGTGTTGATGGCTTTGTTTTATCGATTGTAAAGTTGATTGTCGTTGTGTTACTTTCTTCATCTTTCACAACTAAAGTGTATTTACCTGGCTTACTAACGATTTGACCATTTTTAAATCCGGTACCATTTAATAAAGCAGTGCCTTCATCAAATGTGATTTTTACGTCTTTATTATAAGAAATATTATTTTTCACCCCTGTTACGATTGGAGCTACAAAATCTTTCTTTTTGGCAATATATGCAGAAGATATATATCCTGATATTTTTCCATCAGTTGTTTTTACTGGGAACCATACAAAATGATTTAAGCTAGTATTTGGTTCAGTGTATTTAAACTCTCCATCAATTACAAATACCTTATTTAAAGGTTGGGATGTATATGAAGATGAAGTATTCGGTTGAGTTCTTAGTTTTGTACCAGCTGTTGTTACCTTGACGATATCGCCTTTTTTCAATAAATACACAGACTCATGTAATCCACTTGTCATTATATAATTCAATGTATTAAATGTTATACTTTTGCTTAGATTTGGATCATAACTAAAATCATCATAGGCAAATGGATATTGAGCAAGTTTTGTACTTCCTAATAAACTTTGTTCTTCAATGATATTAAACACTTTATCTTGGTAAGTTTCTAAATTCCTTATGATTAAATGATCATCATTTCTTTTTAACGGACTATTTACAGGCATTGTACCGTTATACGCCATAACAGGAAAATACCAGTTTTCAATAATGTCTCTTCCAGCACCATTTATTTTGGGTAATGACGATAATCCGTACTTCTGATCTAAAATACTAACACCCGTCTCAATATTATAGACGATATCATTTTTTAATCTCTCTGGATCTACGGTAGGATCTGTCACTTGCATAATTCCTAATCCATTATCAGAAGAAATAACTGGTTGTCCCTTTTCATCAAATTGTCTCCAAGATGATTCTTTCATTGCAATGGATTTAACAACTTCAGGTGGAATATTCTTACTTAATGCTGCATTCGTTAGTAAACAATTAATTTGTTGATTAGATGGATTTACATTTTGTTTAATTTCACCCATTGGTAAACATTTCGTAGACCAATCCGTTGCTGCTGATGCTTTTCCAGCAACTAATCCAATGGAAAGCATCGTTAATAAGCCTACTTTTAACATTGTTGATTTCAAAACTTTACTCCTCCCCAATCTACTTAATTTTCTATCTTTCATTGTATCATATAAACATATTTTTCTTTAAACTTGTTACTCAATTAAACTAGTAAAAAAAGTGACTCACAATGAGTCACTTTTTTTATTTTAATTCTTGTTTAACATAACTTGATGATACCCATCCAAAGCTTCCATTCGCTAGTTGGACTTTATACCATTTTTTTGTACTATCCATTGTTAAAGTACCATCTGTATTTGTATCAATACTTACGTAATTATTAAGGTTTAACGTACCAATCACATTGTTTTCAGCTGTAGTTGCAGCTGAGCGCACGTTTAAACCATCTGCTGTTATTCTACCTAAGTTTTTAACAGATAAAGTTTGGCTATATGCATTTAATTTAATACTGTTTGTCCAAAAAACATTCCCATCGATCGATAATTTAATCCAATAATTATTTGTTTTTTCAAGAAGAAGGAAAGTTGTACCGGCTGTAATCGATTTCACTTTAGCCGTATCTCCCTTTGCGGTGTATAGATCAATGTTTCCTTTTGCAACCGCTTGGATATTAGCAGGGAATACATCACTACCAACAGGAGTAGATGGACTGCCCGGAATCGTAGTATTCGGTTGAGCTTTATCATAGTACGCTTTATCAAACGGTAGAATTTTTTGCATATGTTGAGCAATCAATTTACCCCAGTTTGGGTCAGTCGCGTAATAAAAATTCATTCCTTCACTCGCTGTATCTATTCTTACATTGCTCATATCTTTTGTACTAAAACCAAGATATGCACCTTTATATTTCCAGTTACTTGGATTTAAGTAAGTGGATTTAATTGAGCGTGCAATATACTCTACATTTTCTTGTACACTCATAAATTTGTATGATGCTATATATGGCGTTGCATCATAAGAACCAAAGCCAAATAAGTTATTTTTTCCTAATGAAATTTGCGAAGTACCAAATCCACTTTCATGAATGGCATGTGCTGCTAAATAAAGTGCATTTACACCATATTTATTTCCAGCATCAATAAATAATTGTCCTTGACCAGTCAGTATACTCTTAACTCCACTTTTCAAGTTATTAGCAATATAGGTATTAATTTGCGCAGCAGTTACTGGCGAAGGTGTACGCAGATCAATAAACTGGTAGCTATCTCTTGATGTCAGTGGGTCACCAGTTTTAACTTGTTTGATATATAATCCTGATACATATCCCGTTTTCCCATTGTAACTAACCTTATACCAATTGTTAGAAGTTTTATCAGTCGCAATTAAAACCATATTTACGGGAATTACTGTAAGCAACGGTGAAGAAGCATCATACGATTGACGTAAATTTAATTCTGAAGTCGTAATATATGTCGAATCTGTAATATTCGTTATTGTCACGACATCGCTTTTTCCAAAATCCAATGCTCTTACATATCCATTTACACCGTTATAAGACACACTATACCAATTACCAATTTTTTTGCTAATCGGGATAACTATATCTTTTGGAATTTGAATAAGCTGCTTTGAAGCATTGCTGAACGATTGATATAAATAAGTTGTATTAAGCGCTTTATAATTTGTAGTAGTAAATGTTGTGAAGCTATTTGTAGTTACATCCTCACTCTTAACATAAAGATTTTGTCCATTGTAATTAATTCGATACCATATCTTTCCTACTAAATCTGTCGCTTTTTGAGTTGAAGCAAAGCCATTATCTCCATTAACTGTAGTTACTACAGGTTTTGTCGCATCTGGAGTTGCGTATAAGTTAGTGACTGCTTTCGTAAAATAATATGCAGTACTTGTTGTTTCATATTTTATTTCATTTACTTTTGTAAAATTATTAATATAAACATATCCCGTTTTACCATTAACCGTGACGTAATACCAGTTACCAACACGTTTTGAAGATGAAATGACCGTACCACTTGGAATACTTGATAGTACTTTAGAAGATACACCATAGGTTTGATATAAACTTGTATTTCTAATTGCTTTATATTTTGTTTGGGCAAATGTAGCTACAGAACTTTTCGTAACATCTGCGCTATTTACATACAAGGTTTTGCCATTATAACTAACGCGGAACCATGTTTGGCCAATGCTATTTACAATGTTTTGAGTACTATAAAATCCATTATTAACAACTACAGAATATGCTGCAGCTTTTTTCGTATCAGGCGTTGGATATAGCTTAGTAGTTTTATTTGTAAAATAATAAGCAGTAGCTTGAGTAGTGTATTTATAATATTCCTTTAAATACGTACCACTTACCCAACCAGTTTTTGAACTATAAGTCACTTTGTACCAATTACCATTCTTTTGAGTAGCGGTAATTAATTTTCCTTTTGGAATAATCACAAGTGATTTATAGGTTGTACCTGCACCCTGTCTTACATTTAGATTTGCTGTCGTTTGATACTTTGTTGTAATATTTACAATTGCTGCACTTGCTTTTGATGTTTCCAAACCGATATTAGGACAGGAAATGCTGGAGGTGCCTACTAATATGCCTGTTGATACCAAAAGTACTCTTCCCATTTTTTTCATGAATCTAATTTTCCTTTCCAACCATTTTTACATTTAATACGTAAAATAAAACAATCCAATTCTATTAAACTAGTAAAATTAATAAACTATAATTTTTTTAAAATGAAATTAACAAAAAGTTAACACTAAAGTTAAGTATAAGTCATAAAATGTCGGAATTTAAATTGTTTTATCAATAATTATATCGGTAAAAAAAGGAAATTGTTTTATATTATCGAAACGACAACCATTTTGTAATTAAATTGACACAATTCTAAAAAAAAAGTTAAAAAGACCATACAGAAGACATTTAACTCTTCTCCATGGTCTATTGATTTCCTACTATATTATGTTTAAGTGGGACTAAAATCTCGAAGTACTTTGTTTTCTTCATTACTTTTTGACTATATGTGAAATCACCATAACAATATGGATATCTGAAATTTTTCTTATTATTATTACACGTATAAAGCTCTGGATTCGTCTCTACCATCGATAAAGAATAAGTTTTAGCAAGTTGATCTGTATGTTTACCCCCATGTGTTTTTACAAAATCAATATAAGCAATCCCCATATTGTAACTTTGTATGATGGTTTGTAAATCAACACCTTGCTTTTTACCATAGGAATACACGTCTTTAAAATGTGAGACACCTTGTTGTATGCTTTTTGATGTATCTTGAATACTATCCTTTGCTAGTCCTAGTGATTCTGAAGCCTGCATTGGATCTTTTCCTTTACCCTTCGTTTCTTGCATCATTAGCCCTAGTAATAAAGGTGTGTATTCTTCTAAATTAGACGTCTTTAACTCAGTGTAAACTTGTGTTTCATACTTCAACACATCTTGGAAATAGTAACGATAGATCGCAAATAACCCAATAATTGACATCAGAAGTGTAAATAAAAGAAGTCTTTTAATAATTTTCCACATTCTATTCTTTTTCATTACCTCCAAACATTTCTCTTTAATACATTATAACGAATATTCCTATTTAAAAAA
This genomic interval from Gottfriedia acidiceleris contains the following:
- a CDS encoding SH3 domain-containing protein, with product MKKMGRVLLVSTGILVGTSSISCPNIGLETSKASAAIVNITTKYQTTANLNVRQGAGTTYKSLVIIPKGKLITATQKNGNWYKVTYSSKTGWVSGTYLKEYYKYTTQATAYYFTNKTTKLYPTPDTKKAAAYSVVVNNGFYSTQNIVNSIGQTWFRVSYNGKTLYVNSADVTKSSVATFAQTKYKAIRNTSLYQTYGVSSKVLSSIPSGTVISSSKRVGNWYYVTVNGKTGYVYINNFTKVNEIKYETTSTAYYFTKAVTNLYATPDATKPVVTTVNGDNGFASTQKATDLVGKIWYRINYNGQNLYVKSEDVTTNSFTTFTTTNYKALNTTYLYQSFSNASKQLIQIPKDIVIPISKKIGNWYSVSYNGVNGYVRALDFGKSDVVTITNITDSTYITTSELNLRQSYDASSPLLTVIPVNMVLIATDKTSNNWYKVSYNGKTGYVSGLYIKQVKTGDPLTSRDSYQFIDLRTPSPVTAAQINTYIANNLKSGVKSILTGQGQLFIDAGNKYGVNALYLAAHAIHESGFGTSQISLGKNNLFGFGSYDATPYIASYKFMSVQENVEYIARSIKSTYLNPSNWKYKGAYLGFSTKDMSNVRIDTASEGMNFYYATDPNWGKLIAQHMQKILPFDKAYYDKAQPNTTIPGSPSTPVGSDVFPANIQAVAKGNIDLYTAKGDTAKVKSITAGTTFLLLEKTNNYWIKLSIDGNVFWTNSIKLNAYSQTLSVKNLGRITADGLNVRSAATTAENNVIGTLNLNNYVSIDTNTDGTLTMDSTKKWYKVQLANGSFGWVSSSYVKQELK
- a CDS encoding lysozyme family protein, yielding MKKNRMWKIIKRLLLFTLLMSIIGLFAIYRYYFQDVLKYETQVYTELKTSNLEEYTPLLLGLMMQETKGKGKDPMQASESLGLAKDSIQDTSKSIQQGVSHFKDVYSYGKKQGVDLQTIIQSYNMGIAYIDFVKTHGGKHTDQLAKTYSLSMVETNPELYTCNNNKKNFRYPYCYGDFTYSQKVMKKTKYFEILVPLKHNIVGNQ